In Georgenia soli, a genomic segment contains:
- a CDS encoding phosphoenolpyruvate carboxylase: protein MSDASRRDTLPADRHTRGAAKHEIPEAMRNDVRMLGGLLGQVLTEYGSAGLFEDVEALRELAIAALEDPGSDALSRAEELVDSFSAERAEEVARAFTCYFHLTNLAEEQHRVRTLRARDGDVPLAEQRPSDSVAAAFSHLAEEVGREEAERRLARLEFHPVLTAHPTEARRNAVAASVRRLGILLDQRDDPRLGRGALEENRRELLGEVDNLWRTAQLRPANPSPLDEVRTSLAVFDSSLVDVFVASYRRLDDWLQGEERGLRTPKAPAFVRLGTWIGGDRDGNPNVTASVTRQAAAQSADRILAALEDAARRAGLALTLDDRFAEPSPALKALWARQRQLDQELTEQVAAHSPGESHRRVLLFVTERIAATRRRDADLAYPDAAALRADLAVVQESLVQAGAARAAHGDLQDLIWLVETFGFHLSEMEVRQHSKVHAQTLAWLEDPESVPSPAVPPEEVLETFRAIAAVQERHGVDACRRYIVSFTQSAQNLADVYALAERALGSAEAAPVLDVIPLFETFDDLQAAPRILEEMLALEPVRRRLEQTGRRVEVMLGYSDSAKDVGPVSATLALYEAQARIAAWAQENDIVLTQFHGRGGALGRGGGPANRAILAQPPHSVDLRFKVTEQGEVISARYGNPAIAVRHIEQVAAATLMASAPSTERRNAQAAERYADLASRLDAVSRERFFELIRADGFAPWFAEVTPQEEIGLLAIGSRPSRRGLSVESLEDLRAIPWNFAWTQARINLTGWFGLGTALEAVGDLELLRRAYAEWPLFATMIDNVEMSLAKTDRRIAVRYLELGERTDLAEKVVTELDLTTRWVLDITGHERLLEGHRVLGRAVQLRNPYVDALSLIQLRALRTLRDSSRELDAQEVEDQQRLLLLTLKGVAAGLQNTG, encoded by the coding sequence ATGAGCGACGCCTCCCGACGCGACACCCTTCCCGCCGACCGCCACACCCGCGGCGCTGCGAAGCACGAGATACCGGAGGCGATGCGCAACGACGTGCGCATGCTCGGCGGTCTCCTGGGGCAGGTGCTCACCGAGTACGGCAGCGCCGGGCTCTTCGAGGACGTCGAGGCGCTGCGCGAGCTCGCCATCGCCGCGCTCGAGGACCCGGGCAGCGACGCGCTCAGCAGGGCCGAGGAGCTCGTCGACTCCTTCTCCGCCGAGCGGGCCGAGGAGGTGGCGCGTGCCTTCACGTGCTACTTCCACCTCACCAACCTCGCCGAGGAGCAGCACCGCGTCCGGACGCTCCGGGCCCGCGACGGCGACGTCCCGCTGGCCGAGCAGCGCCCCTCCGACTCGGTGGCCGCCGCCTTCTCGCACCTGGCCGAGGAGGTCGGCCGGGAGGAGGCCGAGCGGCGCCTCGCCCGGCTGGAGTTCCACCCCGTGCTCACCGCCCACCCGACGGAGGCGCGCCGCAACGCCGTCGCCGCCTCGGTGCGGCGCCTCGGCATCCTCCTCGACCAGCGCGACGACCCCCGCCTGGGGCGCGGCGCGCTGGAGGAGAACCGGCGCGAGCTGCTCGGAGAGGTGGACAACCTGTGGCGCACCGCCCAGCTGCGCCCGGCCAACCCCTCGCCGCTGGACGAGGTCCGCACCTCCCTGGCGGTGTTCGACTCCTCGCTCGTGGATGTCTTCGTGGCCTCCTACCGCCGCCTCGACGACTGGCTGCAGGGGGAGGAACGCGGGCTGCGCACCCCGAAGGCGCCCGCGTTCGTCCGGCTCGGCACGTGGATCGGCGGCGACCGGGACGGCAACCCGAACGTGACGGCGTCGGTGACGCGTCAGGCGGCCGCGCAGTCGGCCGACCGGATCCTCGCGGCACTGGAGGACGCCGCCCGCCGCGCGGGGCTCGCCCTCACGCTGGACGACCGCTTCGCGGAGCCGAGCCCCGCGCTCAAGGCGCTCTGGGCGCGCCAGCGCCAGCTCGACCAGGAGCTCACCGAGCAGGTGGCCGCCCACTCCCCGGGCGAGAGCCACCGCCGGGTGCTCCTCTTCGTCACCGAGCGCATCGCGGCCACCCGCCGGCGCGACGCCGACCTCGCCTATCCCGACGCCGCGGCCCTGCGGGCCGATCTCGCCGTCGTCCAGGAGTCGCTGGTCCAGGCGGGCGCCGCCCGCGCCGCGCACGGCGACCTGCAGGACCTCATCTGGCTGGTGGAGACCTTCGGCTTCCACCTCTCGGAGATGGAGGTGCGCCAGCACTCCAAGGTGCACGCGCAGACGCTGGCCTGGCTCGAGGACCCCGAGTCGGTGCCCTCCCCGGCCGTGCCGCCGGAGGAGGTCCTGGAGACGTTCCGCGCCATCGCCGCGGTCCAGGAGCGTCACGGTGTCGACGCGTGCCGCCGCTACATCGTCTCCTTCACCCAGTCCGCGCAGAACCTGGCCGACGTCTACGCCCTCGCCGAGCGTGCCCTGGGGTCGGCGGAGGCCGCCCCGGTGCTCGACGTCATCCCCCTGTTCGAGACCTTCGACGACCTGCAGGCGGCGCCCCGCATCCTCGAGGAGATGCTCGCCCTCGAGCCGGTCAGGCGGCGGCTGGAGCAGACCGGCCGCCGGGTGGAGGTCATGCTCGGCTACTCCGACTCCGCCAAGGACGTCGGCCCCGTCTCGGCGACGCTCGCCCTGTACGAGGCGCAGGCCCGGATCGCCGCCTGGGCGCAGGAGAACGACATCGTCCTGACGCAGTTCCACGGCCGCGGCGGGGCGCTCGGCCGTGGTGGCGGCCCCGCCAACCGCGCCATCCTCGCCCAGCCGCCCCACTCGGTGGACCTGCGCTTCAAGGTGACCGAGCAGGGCGAGGTCATCTCCGCCCGGTACGGCAACCCGGCCATCGCCGTGCGCCACATCGAGCAGGTCGCGGCCGCCACGCTCATGGCGTCGGCGCCCTCGACCGAGCGCCGCAACGCCCAGGCCGCGGAGCGGTACGCGGACCTGGCGTCCCGCCTCGACGCCGTCTCCCGGGAGCGCTTCTTCGAGCTCATCCGGGCCGACGGGTTCGCCCCCTGGTTCGCCGAGGTGACGCCTCAGGAGGAAATCGGGCTGCTCGCCATCGGCTCCCGGCCCTCCCGCCGCGGGCTGAGCGTGGAGTCGCTGGAGGACCTCCGGGCGATCCCGTGGAACTTCGCGTGGACCCAGGCGCGGATCAACCTCACCGGCTGGTTCGGGCTCGGGACGGCCCTGGAGGCCGTCGGCGACCTGGAGCTGCTGCGGCGGGCGTACGCCGAGTGGCCGCTGTTCGCCACCATGATCGACAACGTGGAGATGTCGCTGGCCAAGACGGACCGGCGCATCGCCGTGCGCTACCTCGAGCTGGGGGAGCGGACGGACCTGGCCGAGAAGGTCGTCACCGAGCTCGACCTCACCACCCGCTGGGTCCTCGACATCACGGGGCACGAGCGGCTGCTCGAGGGGCACCGGGTGCTCGGGCGCGCCGTGCAGCTGCGCAACCCCTACGTCGACGCCCTGTCGCTGATCCAGCTGCGTGCGCTGCGGACCCTGCGCGACAGCTCGCGCGAGCTCGACGCGCAGGAGGTGGAGGACCAGCAGCGCCTGCTGCTGCTCACCCTCAAGGGCGTGGCGGCCGGCCTCCAGAACACCGGGTGA
- a CDS encoding MBL fold metallo-hydrolase — MRLTVVGCSGSMSGPASPASCYLLQVQGPDDAGDERTWSVVLDLGSGAMGAMLNYVDPATLDLAVLSHLHADHMVDMIGMQVYRRWHPDGPLAPLEVLAPAGALERVRGVGGDEESETYGGEFTFREHVPGTAVRVGPLTVESFPVNHPVPAYGVRITGPSSRAGGPERVTLAYTGDTDFCDGLVPLAAEVDLLLSEAAFQEGRDTVRGVHLTGRRAGQLAAAAQVRRLVLTHLQPWTDPEVVRAEAHAVYDGPVDVAAPGATWVL, encoded by the coding sequence ATGAGGCTGACCGTCGTCGGGTGCTCGGGCTCGATGTCCGGGCCGGCGTCCCCGGCCTCCTGCTACCTCCTCCAGGTGCAGGGCCCCGACGACGCGGGCGACGAGCGGACCTGGTCGGTCGTGCTCGACCTCGGCTCGGGCGCGATGGGCGCCATGCTCAACTACGTCGACCCGGCCACGCTCGACCTCGCCGTCCTCTCCCACCTCCACGCCGACCACATGGTCGACATGATCGGCATGCAGGTCTACCGCCGCTGGCACCCCGACGGCCCGCTCGCGCCGCTGGAGGTGCTCGCCCCGGCGGGCGCGCTCGAGCGCGTGCGGGGGGTGGGCGGTGACGAGGAGTCCGAGACTTACGGGGGCGAGTTCACCTTCCGCGAGCACGTGCCGGGCACCGCGGTGCGGGTCGGGCCGCTGACGGTGGAGTCCTTCCCCGTCAACCACCCCGTGCCGGCGTACGGCGTGCGGATCACGGGGCCGAGCTCCCGGGCCGGGGGACCGGAGCGCGTGACCCTCGCCTACACCGGCGACACCGACTTCTGCGACGGCCTGGTGCCGTTGGCGGCCGAGGTGGACCTCCTGCTCAGCGAGGCCGCGTTCCAGGAGGGCCGGGACACGGTGCGCGGCGTGCACCTGACCGGCCGGCGCGCCGGCCAGCTGGCGGCGGCCGCACAGGTCCGCCGGCTGGTGCTGACGCACCTCCAGCCGTGGACGGACCCCGAGGTCGTGCGCGCCGAGGCCCACGCCGTCTACGACGGCCCGGTGGACGTGGCCGCGCCCGGCGCCACCTGGGTGCTGTAG
- the murI gene encoding glutamate racemase, with protein sequence MDDAPIGIFDSGVGGLTVARAVIDQLPGESVLYIGDTANSPYGPKPIAQVRALALEVMDRLVLSGVKMLVIACNSASSAVLRDARERYAIDAGVPVVEVIQPAVRRAVAATRTGRVGVIGTRATIDSGAYRDAFAAAPQLRLTMAAAPKFVEFVERGITSGPEVLAAAEEYLAPVRAADVDTLVLGCTHYPLLTGVISYVMGEQVTLVSSAEETAKDVYRTLVAHDLLRDPEASRPAHRFLATGEPASFARLARRFLGPEVSEVRAVDELAGSR encoded by the coding sequence GTGGACGACGCACCCATCGGCATCTTCGACTCCGGCGTGGGCGGCCTGACCGTGGCACGCGCGGTGATCGACCAGCTGCCGGGTGAGTCTGTCCTCTACATCGGGGACACCGCCAACAGCCCGTACGGCCCCAAGCCGATCGCCCAGGTGCGGGCGCTGGCGCTGGAGGTCATGGACCGGCTGGTCCTCTCCGGCGTGAAGATGCTCGTCATCGCGTGCAACTCCGCCTCCTCCGCCGTCCTGCGCGACGCCCGCGAGCGGTACGCCATCGACGCCGGCGTGCCCGTGGTCGAGGTCATCCAGCCGGCCGTGCGCCGTGCGGTCGCCGCCACGCGCACCGGCCGGGTGGGCGTCATCGGCACCCGCGCCACCATCGACTCCGGCGCGTACCGCGACGCGTTCGCCGCGGCGCCCCAGCTGAGGCTGACCATGGCCGCGGCGCCGAAGTTCGTCGAGTTCGTCGAGCGAGGCATCACCTCGGGGCCCGAGGTGCTCGCGGCCGCCGAGGAGTACCTCGCCCCGGTGCGTGCCGCCGACGTCGACACCCTCGTCCTCGGGTGCACCCACTACCCGCTGCTCACTGGTGTCATCTCCTACGTGATGGGGGAGCAGGTGACCCTGGTGTCCTCCGCCGAGGAGACCGCCAAGGACGTCTACCGCACCCTCGTCGCCCACGACCTCCTGCGCGACCCCGAGGCGTCACGGCCGGCGCACCGGTTCCTCGCCACCGGCGAACCCGCGTCCTTCGCCCGGCTCGCCCGCCGGTTCCTGGGTCCCGAGGTCTCCGAGGTCCGGGCGGTCGACGAGCTGGCGGGGTCGCGATGA
- a CDS encoding DUF2017 domain-containing protein, with amino-acid sequence MQAFLPVPGGFASRVEDVERTILARLFRDTAELLGTRLDDGGSGPVGAGPGHPVGEEALLAALDFEPSHDRAPDAPSDPALARLLPPMSHDDAGLSAELRALTEDSVRAGKVSRLEVVWRELAAPGTRADAVVVPEGKEAAWLAALTDVRLVLATRLGISDDADAEAVYERAQGAGPEPGDEHDEVTDALATMYAALTWWQESLLEAMSRTRRGR; translated from the coding sequence GTGCAGGCCTTCCTCCCGGTGCCCGGCGGGTTCGCGTCACGGGTCGAGGACGTCGAGCGGACCATCCTCGCCCGTCTCTTCCGCGACACCGCGGAGCTCCTCGGCACGCGACTCGACGACGGCGGAAGTGGTCCCGTCGGGGCGGGCCCCGGCCACCCCGTGGGCGAGGAGGCGCTCCTGGCCGCCCTCGACTTCGAGCCGTCGCACGACCGTGCGCCGGACGCGCCGTCGGACCCGGCCCTGGCACGCCTGCTGCCCCCGATGAGCCACGACGACGCCGGCCTCTCCGCCGAGCTGCGCGCCCTGACCGAGGACTCGGTCCGCGCCGGCAAGGTGTCCCGGCTCGAGGTGGTCTGGCGGGAGCTCGCCGCCCCGGGGACCCGGGCGGACGCCGTCGTGGTGCCGGAGGGGAAGGAAGCAGCCTGGCTGGCGGCGCTGACCGACGTCCGGCTCGTGCTGGCCACCCGCCTCGGCATCTCCGACGACGCGGACGCGGAGGCGGTCTACGAACGGGCCCAGGGGGCGGGGCCCGAGCCCGGGGACGAGCACGACGAGGTCACCGACGCGCTCGCCACGATGTACGCCGCCCTGACGTGGTGGCAGGAGTCACTGCTGGAGGCCATGTCCCGGACACGCCGTGGCCGTTAG
- the clpS gene encoding ATP-dependent Clp protease adapter ClpS has translation MSVTHLESAPAEQESTAPEHEVAPDRVWRTIVWDDPVNLMSYVTYVFQSYFGYDEPTATRLMMQVHTRGRAVVSTGHREQMEVDLQAMHGFGLWATLDQEGE, from the coding sequence GTGAGCGTCACCCACCTGGAGTCTGCCCCCGCCGAGCAGGAGTCGACGGCCCCGGAGCACGAGGTGGCGCCGGACAGGGTCTGGAGGACGATCGTCTGGGACGACCCCGTCAACCTCATGTCCTACGTGACGTACGTCTTCCAGAGCTACTTCGGCTACGACGAGCCGACGGCGACCCGGCTGATGATGCAGGTCCACACCCGCGGCCGGGCCGTCGTCTCCACGGGGCACCGCGAGCAGATGGAGGTGGACCTGCAGGCCATGCACGGGTTCGGGCTGTGGGCGACCCTCGACCAGGAGGGGGAGTAG
- a CDS encoding nicotinate phosphoribosyltransferase: MRRTTTSTALLTDMYELTMIEGAMRSGTAQRRSVFEVFTRRLPERRRYGVVAGTARVLDAIEAFRFGPEEIDYLSRAGIVGDETLDFLRDYRFRGSVWGYGEGECFFPGSPVMTVEGTFADAVVLETVILSILNHDCAVAAAASRMTTAAHGRPCLEMGARRTHEEAAVAAARAAVVGGFAGTSVLEAGRSFGIRAIGTAAHSFTLVHDDEEAAFAAQVATMGPGTTLLVDTYDVTRGVERAVAAARAAGGELGAVRLDSGDLVAQAFTVRKQLDDLGATTTRITVTSDLDEYAIAALNAAPVDSYGVGTKLVTGSGHPTAELVYKLVAREGTDGRMHEVAKASTSKVSVGGLKVAGRVPDEDGRAAEELVVSCERFADGLAELGRAGARPLQVELVRDGEIVEEHRGEGALAAAAQRHLQSRAELPYAGWRLSEGEPAIPTRHLDIYPADDADPAAVI; encoded by the coding sequence ATGCGGAGGACCACCACCAGCACGGCGCTGCTCACCGACATGTACGAGCTCACGATGATCGAGGGCGCGATGCGCTCGGGCACCGCCCAGCGGCGCAGCGTCTTCGAGGTCTTCACCAGACGCCTGCCCGAGCGCCGCCGGTACGGCGTCGTCGCCGGCACCGCGCGGGTGCTGGACGCGATCGAGGCCTTCCGTTTCGGCCCCGAGGAGATCGACTACCTCTCCCGCGCGGGGATCGTGGGCGACGAGACGCTCGACTTCCTCCGGGACTACCGCTTCCGCGGCTCCGTCTGGGGCTACGGCGAGGGCGAGTGCTTCTTCCCCGGCTCGCCGGTCATGACGGTCGAGGGCACGTTCGCCGACGCCGTCGTGCTGGAGACGGTGATCCTGTCGATCCTCAACCACGACTGTGCCGTCGCCGCGGCGGCCTCCCGGATGACGACGGCGGCCCACGGCCGTCCGTGCCTGGAGATGGGCGCGCGGCGCACCCACGAGGAGGCGGCCGTCGCGGCGGCCCGCGCCGCCGTCGTCGGCGGGTTCGCGGGCACCTCGGTCCTCGAGGCGGGCCGGTCGTTCGGCATCCGCGCGATCGGGACGGCCGCGCACTCCTTCACCCTCGTCCACGACGACGAGGAGGCCGCCTTCGCCGCCCAGGTGGCCACGATGGGGCCGGGCACCACCCTGCTGGTGGACACCTACGACGTCACCCGCGGCGTCGAGCGCGCCGTGGCGGCGGCGCGCGCCGCCGGCGGCGAGCTGGGGGCGGTGCGCCTGGACTCCGGCGACCTGGTCGCGCAGGCCTTCACGGTGCGCAAGCAGCTGGACGACCTCGGGGCGACGACGACGCGGATCACGGTCACCTCCGACCTCGACGAGTACGCGATCGCCGCCCTCAACGCCGCCCCGGTGGACTCCTACGGCGTGGGCACCAAGCTGGTGACCGGCTCCGGGCACCCCACGGCCGAGCTCGTCTACAAGCTGGTCGCCCGGGAGGGCACCGACGGCCGCATGCACGAGGTGGCGAAGGCCTCCACCTCCAAGGTGTCCGTGGGCGGGCTGAAGGTGGCCGGCCGGGTGCCCGACGAGGACGGTCGCGCGGCCGAGGAGCTGGTGGTCTCGTGCGAACGGTTCGCCGACGGCCTCGCGGAGCTGGGCAGGGCCGGCGCCCGGCCGCTGCAGGTGGAGCTCGTGCGGGACGGCGAGATCGTCGAGGAGCACCGGGGCGAGGGGGCGCTCGCGGCGGCGGCGCAGCGGCACCTGCAGTCCCGGGCCGAGCTGCCCTACGCCGGCTGGCGGCTGAGCGAGGGCGAGCCGGCGATCCCCACCCGGCACCTGGACATCTACCCCGCCGACGACGCCGACCCGGCGGCCGTCATCTGA
- a CDS encoding DEAD/DEAH box helicase — translation MTAPHQRRSTPIPPAGPAAVSTAAAEHLPPAYPARAAWGTASRLRAWQAEALQLYLEKQPQDFLAVATPGAGKTTFALRIATELLAGGVVRRITVVCPTEHLKTQWADAAARVGVQLDPNFKNAQGRHGASFDGVALTYAQVAANAALHRARTSAEPTLVILDEIHHGGDALSWGDAVREAFEPARRRLALTGTPFRSDTAAIPFVEYAPDRDGIRRSKADYSYNYGDALRDGVVRPVIFLSYSGQMRWRTKAGDEVSATLGEPLTKDMTAQAWRTALDPKGEWIPAVLQAADQRLTEVRRSVPDAGGLVIATDQTAARAYARIIHSITGEPAVTVLSDDDGANQRIEDFAAGDQRWMVAVRMVSEGVDVPRLAVGVYATATSTPLFFAQAVGRFVRARRRGETASVFLPSVQHLLGLANELEIERDHALDRVLTAEEKGTFYNPEDALVAAANREEKASDGLLPGFEALEAQASFDKVLFDGGEFGTGAEVGSVEEQEYLGLPGLLEPEQVSALLRARQAEQIRTQKRNAKADAARRTNAGVDDHRRRQAARKELSSLVSAWSRRSGKPHGVVHTELRSRCGGPEVALARTEEIEERIALLRKWFVGRG, via the coding sequence GTGACCGCCCCGCACCAGCGCAGGTCGACGCCGATCCCCCCAGCCGGACCCGCTGCCGTCTCCACGGCAGCGGCCGAGCATCTGCCGCCCGCCTACCCGGCGCGCGCGGCGTGGGGGACGGCGTCACGCCTGCGCGCGTGGCAGGCCGAGGCGCTCCAGCTCTACCTCGAGAAGCAGCCGCAGGACTTCCTCGCCGTCGCCACCCCCGGCGCCGGCAAGACCACGTTCGCGCTGCGGATCGCCACCGAGCTGCTCGCCGGCGGCGTCGTGCGCCGGATCACCGTGGTTTGCCCCACGGAGCACCTCAAGACCCAGTGGGCCGACGCCGCCGCCCGGGTGGGCGTGCAGCTCGACCCGAACTTCAAGAACGCCCAGGGCCGGCACGGTGCCAGCTTCGACGGCGTGGCCCTGACCTACGCCCAGGTCGCGGCCAACGCCGCGCTGCACCGGGCCCGCACCAGCGCCGAGCCCACGCTCGTCATCCTCGACGAGATCCACCACGGCGGTGACGCGCTGAGCTGGGGCGACGCGGTGCGGGAGGCGTTCGAGCCGGCCCGCCGGCGCCTGGCGCTGACCGGGACGCCGTTCCGCTCCGACACCGCCGCGATCCCGTTCGTCGAGTACGCACCCGACCGGGACGGGATCCGCCGCTCGAAGGCGGACTACTCCTACAACTACGGCGACGCCCTTCGCGACGGCGTGGTCCGCCCGGTCATCTTCCTGAGCTACTCCGGGCAGATGCGCTGGCGGACCAAGGCCGGTGACGAGGTCTCCGCCACGCTCGGCGAGCCGCTCACGAAGGACATGACCGCCCAGGCCTGGCGCACTGCGCTCGACCCCAAGGGCGAATGGATCCCCGCCGTGCTGCAGGCGGCCGACCAACGGCTGACGGAGGTCCGCCGCAGCGTCCCGGACGCCGGCGGCCTGGTTATCGCGACCGACCAGACGGCGGCCCGGGCCTACGCCAGGATCATCCACAGCATCACCGGCGAGCCGGCCGTCACGGTGCTCTCCGACGACGACGGCGCCAACCAGCGCATCGAGGACTTCGCCGCCGGCGACCAGCGCTGGATGGTCGCGGTGCGCATGGTGTCCGAGGGCGTCGACGTGCCCCGGCTGGCGGTCGGCGTCTACGCCACCGCCACCTCCACCCCGCTGTTCTTCGCCCAGGCCGTGGGGCGCTTCGTGCGCGCGCGGCGCCGCGGCGAGACCGCGTCGGTGTTCCTCCCGTCCGTCCAGCACCTGCTCGGCCTCGCGAACGAGCTCGAGATCGAGCGCGACCACGCCCTCGACCGCGTGCTGACCGCCGAGGAGAAGGGCACGTTCTACAACCCGGAGGACGCCCTGGTCGCCGCGGCGAACCGCGAGGAGAAGGCGAGCGACGGCCTGCTCCCCGGCTTCGAGGCGCTGGAGGCGCAGGCGTCGTTCGACAAGGTGCTCTTCGACGGCGGCGAGTTCGGCACGGGCGCGGAGGTGGGCTCCGTGGAGGAGCAGGAGTACCTCGGCCTGCCCGGTCTGCTCGAGCCGGAACAGGTGTCGGCCCTGCTGCGGGCCCGCCAGGCGGAGCAGATCAGGACGCAGAAGCGCAACGCCAAGGCCGACGCCGCGCGCCGGACCAACGCGGGCGTGGACGACCACCGGCGTCGCCAGGCCGCCCGCAAGGAGCTCTCCAGTCTCGTCTCCGCGTGGTCCCGGCGCTCCGGCAAGCCCCACGGTGTCGTGCACACCGAGCTGCGGAGCCGCTGCGGCGGCCCGGAGGTGGCGCTCGCCCGCACGGAGGAGATCGAGGAGCGGATCGCGCTGCTGAGGAAGTGGTTCGTCGGACGCGGCTGA
- a CDS encoding DUF3039 domain-containing protein, protein MSSTTPSSPSGPQQPAAPSAPAGGTGVLEREELREQVSPGDDERYAHYVRKDKITASAVSGQPVIALCGKVWTPGRDPRKYPVCPTCKAIYEGMNDGAGSGKGRGWPFGRKGGSSGSGE, encoded by the coding sequence ATGAGCTCGACGACCCCCTCCTCCCCGTCCGGTCCGCAGCAACCCGCAGCGCCGTCCGCCCCGGCCGGCGGCACGGGGGTGCTCGAGCGGGAGGAGCTCCGCGAGCAGGTCTCGCCGGGCGACGACGAGCGCTACGCGCACTACGTGCGCAAGGACAAGATCACCGCCTCGGCGGTCTCCGGCCAGCCCGTGATCGCGCTGTGCGGAAAGGTCTGGACCCCTGGCCGTGACCCCCGCAAGTACCCCGTGTGCCCCACCTGCAAGGCCATCTACGAGGGCATGAACGACGGCGCCGGCTCCGGCAAGGGCCGCGGCTGGCCGTTCGGCCGCAAGGGCGGCTCCTCGGGAAGCGGGGAGTGA
- the nagB gene encoding glucosamine-6-phosphate deaminase has product MQVVIQPDAEAIASLVADEIERLLSRKPDAVLGLATGSSPLAIYDELVRRHEAGRVSFAGARAFMLDEYVGLPEDHPERYRNVIEREIAGRVDFAPGAVQGPDGNAEDIPAACAAYEAAIADAGGVDLQILGIGTDGHIAFNEPGSSLASRTRIKTLTSQTRRDNARFFGGDVEAVPRHCVTQGLATIMSAHHLVLVATGPGKAEAVHHLVEGAVSAMWPATVMQHHPRATVLVDPAAASRLQLGDYYREVFEHRPAWQKL; this is encoded by the coding sequence GTGCAGGTGGTCATCCAGCCGGACGCCGAGGCCATCGCCTCGCTCGTCGCCGACGAGATCGAGCGGTTGCTGAGCCGCAAGCCCGACGCCGTGCTCGGCCTGGCCACCGGGTCCAGCCCGCTCGCGATCTACGACGAGCTCGTCCGCCGCCACGAGGCCGGGCGCGTCTCCTTCGCCGGCGCCCGGGCGTTCATGCTCGACGAGTACGTCGGCCTGCCCGAGGACCACCCCGAGCGCTACCGCAACGTCATCGAGCGCGAGATCGCCGGCCGCGTGGACTTCGCCCCCGGTGCGGTGCAGGGGCCGGACGGCAACGCCGAGGACATCCCGGCCGCCTGCGCGGCCTACGAGGCGGCCATCGCCGACGCCGGGGGCGTCGACCTGCAGATCCTCGGGATCGGCACCGACGGCCACATCGCCTTCAACGAGCCGGGCTCGTCGCTGGCGTCCCGCACGCGCATCAAGACGCTCACCTCGCAGACGCGCCGGGACAACGCCCGCTTCTTCGGCGGCGACGTCGAGGCCGTCCCGCGGCACTGCGTCACCCAGGGGCTCGCCACGATCATGTCGGCCCACCACCTCGTGCTCGTGGCCACCGGCCCGGGGAAGGCGGAGGCGGTCCACCACCTCGTCGAGGGGGCCGTCAGCGCCATGTGGCCCGCCACGGTCATGCAGCACCACCCGCGCGCCACCGTGCTCGTCGACCCCGCCGCGGCGTCCCGCCTGCAGCTGGGCGACTACTACCGCGAGGTGTTCGAGCACCGGCCCGCGTGGCAGAAGCTGTGA
- a CDS encoding HU family DNA-binding protein, with protein sequence MSVNRTELVAAVAERSSLTKTQADAALSALQEVLVDSLGKGEAVKVTGLLSVERVERAARTGRNPRTGEEIQIPAGYGVKISAGSALKKAVAAK encoded by the coding sequence ATGTCCGTCAACCGCACCGAACTCGTCGCCGCTGTCGCCGAGCGTTCCTCGCTGACCAAGACCCAGGCCGACGCCGCGCTCTCCGCGCTGCAGGAGGTCCTCGTGGACTCCCTCGGCAAGGGCGAGGCCGTCAAGGTCACCGGTCTGCTGAGCGTGGAGCGCGTCGAGCGCGCCGCTCGCACGGGCCGCAACCCCCGCACGGGCGAGGAGATCCAGATCCCCGCCGGCTACGGCGTCAAGATCTCCGCCGGTTCGGCCCTGAAGAAGGCCGTCGCCGCCAAGTGA